In Pararge aegeria chromosome 17, ilParAegt1.1, whole genome shotgun sequence, one genomic interval encodes:
- the LOC120631272 gene encoding uncharacterized protein LOC120631272 codes for MLLHILALAAFVVSAASHGRVLEPPSRASMWRKGFPTKPNYDDHGLNCGGFGRQFNMNRGRCGLCGDPWDAPDPKRHELGGEYGSGLIVATYYSGQVFTAEVEITVHHKGYWYFKICPDPNSKDQACFDKYPVQLENGGKYFFPPNAGVFKVKYRLPAGLICEHCVLQWRYIAGNNWGYCGGGRSGLGCGNQETFGACSDITIRGPAHPVPEGGPAPVETAHND; via the exons ATGCTGTTACATATTCTGGCATTAGCTGCATTCGTGGTGTCAGCTGCTAGCCATGGTCGTGTCTTGGAGCCACCGTCGAGGGCTTCTATGTGGCGGAAGGGATTCCCCACTAAGCCCAACTATGATGACCATGGTCTCAATTGCGGCGGTTTTGGACGTCAATTCAACATGAATAGAGGAAG gtGCGGCCTCTGTGGAGATCCCTGGGATGCCCCCGATCCTAAACGCCACGAACTTGGCGGAGAGTATGGCTCGGGCCTTATTGTAGCCACCTACTACTCTGGCCAAGTATTTACAGCGGAAGTAGAGATCACCGTTCACCACAAAGGGTACTGGTACTTCAAGATTTGCCCAGACCCTAATTCCAAAGATCAGGCTTGCTTTGACAAATACCCTGTACAATTAGAAAATGGGGGAAAATACTTCTTCCCACCGAACGCAGGGGTGTTCAAAGTTAAATACCGTCTACCCGCAGGTTTAATTTGTGAGCACTGCGTCCTTCAATGGAGATATATAGCTGGTAACAACTGGGGTTATTGCGGCGGGGGAAGATCTGGTTTGGGATGTGGAAATCAAGAAACCTTTGGCGCTTGTTCTGATATAACCATCAGAGGACCAGCTCATCCTGTACCTGAAGGGGGCCCGGCGCCTGTGGAAACTGCTCACAACGATTAA
- the LOC120630852 gene encoding uncharacterized protein LOC120630852, with the protein MLLNLVALAAAVAAVAGHGRVLGPPSRASMWRSGFPMEPNYDDDGLNCGGFARQYLTNGGKCGLCGDPYDVEEPRPHELGGLYGQGIIVAKYEAGQVINATVQISAYHRGYWVFKICPDPHITDQSCFDQHPVELEEGGTRFYPPKEGIYSLNYRLPKGLICEHCVLQWRYIAGNNWGICEDETQGLGCGNQETFGACSDISIRIPVDSFPIEAVPLNGIDQGLLDFLRNMILRPPPKKYYSKHSLKKKKNHRQPRSRKHSKKKKVSFWQYD; encoded by the exons ATGCTGCTTAACTTGGTGGCATTAGCGGCTGCGGTGGCGGCGGTGGCTGGACACGGACGGGTGCTGGGCCCACCCTCCCGCGCCTCCATGTGGCGAAGTGGCTTCCCTATGGAGCCCAATTACGACGACGACGGCCTCAACTGCGGAGGTTTTGCTAGGCAGTATCTGACCAACGGTGGGAA ATGTGGCCTATGCGGTGATCCCTATGACGTAGAAGAACCAAGACCTCACGAACTTGGAGGCTTGTATGGCCAGGGTATCATAGTTGCCAAATATGAAGCGGGACAAGTGATAAATGCAACCGTCCAAATATCAGCGTACCACAGAGGATACTGGGTGTTCAAGATTTGCCCAGACCCGCATATCACCGATCAGTCGTGCTTCGACCAGCACCCAGTCGAGCTAGAAGAGGGGGGCACTAGATTCTACCCACCAAAAGAAGGCATATACTCTCTAAACTATCGTTTACCTAAAGGATTGATTTGCGAGCACTGTGTCTTACAGTGGAGGTACATAGCTGGCAACAACTGGGGTATATGTGAGGATGAAACGCAAGGGCTGGGATGTGGAAACCAGGAAACCTTTGGGGCGTGCTCTGATATCTCTATCAGAATACCTGTTGACAGTTTCCCTATCGAAGCAGTGCCGCTGAATGGAATTGACCAAG GTTTGCTCGATTTCCTAAGAAACATGATACTTAGACCACCGCCGAAGAAATATTACTCAAAACACAgcttgaagaagaagaaaaaccaTCGGCAACCTCGCTCTAGAAAAcattcaaaaaagaaaaag GTGTCGTTTTGGCAATATGATTAA
- the LOC120631103 gene encoding outer mitochondrial transmembrane helix translocase isoform X1 translates to MMVEGSAFTRNDVFQMAIRVAFVSAVTYFSIKWLVNQIDPTSKSRKKAEERAREQLRKLSSRAGLGGKHSVVLDKLTDHEMIIASQLVVPEEINVNWKDIAGLDHLIKELRETVILPIQKRELFADSRLTQPPKGVLLHGPPGCGKTLIAKATAKEANMSFINLDVSLLTDKWYGETQKLAAAVFSLAVKLQPCIVFIDEIESFLRTRTQHDHEATAMMKTQFMSLWDGLITDPTCTVIIMGATNRPQDLDKAIQRRMPATFHVPMPSEAQRERILQLILQSEPTAPDIEYKRLAAATEGFSGSDLHELCRQAAVYRVRDLARDELAREAETKECKSSTSDSDEEYVDAVRPITMEDLRLALSKLKESKIQCGSLAPSMRIELD, encoded by the exons ATGATGGTGGAAGGATCGGCATTTACGCGGAACGATGTGTTCCAAATGGCAATCCGCGTTGCATTTGTGTCTGCAGTGACTTATTTCTCTATAAAATGGCTTGTGAACCAAATAGATCCTACTTCCAAGAGTAGAaaaaaggcggaagagagagcGCGGGAACAGTTACGCAa GTTGTCTTCCAGAGCTGGCCTAGGCGGGAAGCATTCGGTGGTGCTGGACAAACTGACAGACCATGAGATGATCATCGCATCACAGCTGGTTGTGCCCGAGGAGATTAAC GTGAACTGGAAAGACATTGCAGGTCTAGACCATTTGATTAAGGAGCTGCGTGAGACAGTCATCCTTCCCATACAGAAGAGGGAGTTGTTTGCAGACAGTCGCCTAACTCAGCCTCCTAAAGGAGTTCTGCTGCATGGACCACCag GCTGCGGCAAAACTCTCATAGCAAAGGCGACTGCAAAAGAGGCTAACATGAGTTTCATTAATTTGGATGTGTCATTATTGACTGACAAGTGGTATGGAGAGACACAGAAGCTAGCGGCAGCTGTGTTCAGTCTTGCTGTCAAGTTGCAGCCATGTATTGTGTTTATAG ACGAAATAGAGTCATTCCTCCGCACGCGCACACAACACGACCACGAGGCCACGGCGATGATGAAGACGCAGTTCATGTCGCTGTGGGACGGGCTCATCACCGACCCCACGTGCACGGTCATCATCATGGGCGCCACCAACCGGCCGCAGGACCTGGACAAAGCCATCCAGCGCCGCATGCCTGCAACCTTCCACGTGCCCATGCCGAGCGAGGCGCAGCGGGAGAGGATACTCCAACTCATCCTGCAATCCGAACCCACGGCACCTGAC ATCGAGTACAAACGCCTAGCGGCCGCAACGGAGGGCTTCTCCGGGTCGGACCTTCACGAGCTGTGCCGCCAGGCCGCAGTGTACCGCGTCAGGGATCTGGCCAGGGATGAGCTGGCGAGAGAAGCTGAG ACGAAAGAATGCAAATCCAGCACATCGGATTCCGACGAGGAGTACGTGGACGCCGTTCGACCAATCACAATGGAGGACCTGCGACTGGCGCTCAGCAAACTAAAGGAGTCCAAGATACAGTGTGGCTCGCTCGCGCCCTCTATGCGGATAGAACTCGACTAG
- the LOC120631103 gene encoding outer mitochondrial transmembrane helix translocase isoform X2, translating to MMVEGSAFTRNDVFQMAIRVAFVSAVTYFSIKWLVNQIDPTSKSRKKAEERAREQLRKAGLGGKHSVVLDKLTDHEMIIASQLVVPEEINVNWKDIAGLDHLIKELRETVILPIQKRELFADSRLTQPPKGVLLHGPPGCGKTLIAKATAKEANMSFINLDVSLLTDKWYGETQKLAAAVFSLAVKLQPCIVFIDEIESFLRTRTQHDHEATAMMKTQFMSLWDGLITDPTCTVIIMGATNRPQDLDKAIQRRMPATFHVPMPSEAQRERILQLILQSEPTAPDIEYKRLAAATEGFSGSDLHELCRQAAVYRVRDLARDELAREAETKECKSSTSDSDEEYVDAVRPITMEDLRLALSKLKESKIQCGSLAPSMRIELD from the exons ATGATGGTGGAAGGATCGGCATTTACGCGGAACGATGTGTTCCAAATGGCAATCCGCGTTGCATTTGTGTCTGCAGTGACTTATTTCTCTATAAAATGGCTTGTGAACCAAATAGATCCTACTTCCAAGAGTAGAaaaaaggcggaagagagagcGCGGGAACAGTTACGCAa AGCTGGCCTAGGCGGGAAGCATTCGGTGGTGCTGGACAAACTGACAGACCATGAGATGATCATCGCATCACAGCTGGTTGTGCCCGAGGAGATTAAC GTGAACTGGAAAGACATTGCAGGTCTAGACCATTTGATTAAGGAGCTGCGTGAGACAGTCATCCTTCCCATACAGAAGAGGGAGTTGTTTGCAGACAGTCGCCTAACTCAGCCTCCTAAAGGAGTTCTGCTGCATGGACCACCag GCTGCGGCAAAACTCTCATAGCAAAGGCGACTGCAAAAGAGGCTAACATGAGTTTCATTAATTTGGATGTGTCATTATTGACTGACAAGTGGTATGGAGAGACACAGAAGCTAGCGGCAGCTGTGTTCAGTCTTGCTGTCAAGTTGCAGCCATGTATTGTGTTTATAG ACGAAATAGAGTCATTCCTCCGCACGCGCACACAACACGACCACGAGGCCACGGCGATGATGAAGACGCAGTTCATGTCGCTGTGGGACGGGCTCATCACCGACCCCACGTGCACGGTCATCATCATGGGCGCCACCAACCGGCCGCAGGACCTGGACAAAGCCATCCAGCGCCGCATGCCTGCAACCTTCCACGTGCCCATGCCGAGCGAGGCGCAGCGGGAGAGGATACTCCAACTCATCCTGCAATCCGAACCCACGGCACCTGAC ATCGAGTACAAACGCCTAGCGGCCGCAACGGAGGGCTTCTCCGGGTCGGACCTTCACGAGCTGTGCCGCCAGGCCGCAGTGTACCGCGTCAGGGATCTGGCCAGGGATGAGCTGGCGAGAGAAGCTGAG ACGAAAGAATGCAAATCCAGCACATCGGATTCCGACGAGGAGTACGTGGACGCCGTTCGACCAATCACAATGGAGGACCTGCGACTGGCGCTCAGCAAACTAAAGGAGTCCAAGATACAGTGTGGCTCGCTCGCGCCCTCTATGCGGATAGAACTCGACTAG